The following proteins are co-located in the Solanum pennellii chromosome 8, SPENNV200 genome:
- the LOC107027123 gene encoding protein DMR6-LIKE OXYGENASE 2-like — protein MTTPIINQPSISVKTLSESPNLKFIPSNYVNTNIYPLNLLESEPHDHSKSIPTVDFSLLNSIDPHQRSQAINNLNKACQEWGFFMVVNHGIQESLMNKVIDGTQGFFNLREEEKKEFEGKHVLDPIRYGTSFNTSKERAFFWRDYLKVFVHPKFHSPSKPDRYSDILWEYCEKVRQVTKVLLGGISQGLGLEECYLEKTLEVKSGFQIFIANYYPSCPQPELALGMPPHSDHGLLTLIIQNQVGGLQVQHQGKWIHVNALPNSLLVNTGDHLEIFSNGKYKSNIHKVVVNNTSPRISVAVAHGPSLEAIVSPASPLIQSETNYTPMKYKDYMEMQQSNQLHQKSILEQVKIKRK, from the exons ATGACAACTCCAATAATTAATCAACCATCCATTAGTGTTAAAACACTTTCTGAATCACCAAATCTCAAATTTATCCCTTCTAATTATGTTAACACTAATATTTATCCCCTTAATCTCCTTGAATCTGAGCCACATGATCATTCAAAATCAATCCCCACCGTCGATTTTTCGCTACTCAACTCCATTGATCCTCATCAAAGGTCTCAAGCTATCAACAATCTCAATAAAGCTTGTCAAGAATGGGGATTTTTCATG GTGGTAAACCATGGGATACAAGAAAGTTTGATGAATAAAGTGATTGATGGTACTCAAGGGTTTTTCAATttaagagaagaagagaagaaagaatttGAAGGGAAACATGTATTGGACCCTATAAGATATGGAACAAGCTTCAATACCTCTAAAGAGAGAGCTTTCTTTTGGAGGGACTATCTTAAGGTCTTTGTGCATCCAAAGTTCCACTCTCCTAGCAAACCCGATCGATACAG tgaTATTTTGTGGGAGTATTGTGAGAAAGTTAGACAAGTAACAAAAGTATTACTTGGAGGAATATCACAAGGTTTAGGACTTGAAGAATGTTATCTGGAAAAAACTCTAGAGGTGAAGTCaggatttcaaatttttatcgCAAATTATTACCCTAGTTGTCCTCAGCCAGAACTTGCACTTGGTATGCCACCTCATTCAGATCATGGCCTTTTAACTCTAATTATTCAAAACCAAGTTGGAGGATTACAAGTTCAACATCAAGGCAAATGGATCCATGTCAATGCCCTTCCCAACTCACTCTTGGTCAATACCGGCGACCATCTCGAG ATATTTAGTAATGGGAAGTACAAAAGCAATATACACAAAGTAGTGGTGAACAACACAAGTCCAAGAATATCAGTAGCTGTTGCTCATGGACCATCACTAGAAGCAATTGTAAGTCCAGCTTCTCCATTGATACAAAGTGAAACCAATTATACACCAATGAAATACAAGGATTACATGGAGATGCAACAAAGTAAtcaacttcaccaaaaatccattttGGAACAAGTCAAAATTAAGAGGAAATGA